A single genomic interval of Pseudochaenichthys georgianus chromosome 3, fPseGeo1.2, whole genome shotgun sequence harbors:
- the ercc5 gene encoding DNA excision repair protein ERCC-5 homolog, which produces MGVHGLWKLLESTGKPVNPETLEGKILAVDISIWLNQAVKGVRDREGNSVQNAHLLTLFHRVCKLLFFRIRPVFVFDGDAPLLKKQTLALRRQRKEELTRESKQTNDKLLKTFLKRQAIKAALGDASKDPLPSLSTVRRDEVDDMYVLPALPAAEEKDKSSSEEEEEKELEETDETDEGYHMYQGELYENPNSVDINSEEFASMPLEMKHEILKEMKEFSKRRRTMYQKPPERSLDFSQYQLAGLLQRNHLNQRLRGVESEMCQLSAGSATQLFQQDGDQQSHSVESRRLVSEDNSHYILIKGSKKIEPAPESRPAAAAWASSVLTGSKRRAVDRPEPLWRPAAEEGPEGWGHASEDSKPSVSKPFVSKPTFGNTSPPSPRTLKAIQGAMDDSSDEDKVDQDRKEGGVSPRTLLAIQQALAEEEGGFARHGTFINSTATKLQFNVPPPAPHVVISSSEEEPDTLPKGKSDLKGNPTGQSVHVKDVWLDSSSEDETEAVNGERNKAVHFAPLQQRHKTGLSSEGETQKGKLAEDMKIGSRGQEELEGRESEHGLMSKPEGAAASSQITLSNNPSAALRVKALSAEREAGHPVLLKQESNKVIEALEERNGYDVTLQRSEESDSEESFIEVSDEEFEEEETDDSLVITGDKRPPDVVNKAGTKQREESKKGLTEVPAAALQIEKEEEKKRQREEEELEEGTETESSSTPAVNEWEHFDVEELQALESSLQVEQSSLRELKQQQERMANTVTGQMQLESQELLRLFGVPYLVAPMEAEAQCAALDRADHTNGTITDDSDVWLFGGRHVYRNFFNQDKYVEHFQYSDLQNQLGLDRTKLINLAYLLGSDYTEGLPGVGYVTGMELLNEFTGPGLQPLTQLREWWSVAQQNKRLSSDPRDTKVKKKLRTLKLHPGFPNPAVAQAYLQPAVDQADSFFSWGRPQLDMIKEFCLNRFGWSSRRTEDTLQPVIKQLDTQQTQLRIDSFFRLEQQEKQAIRSQRLRRAVTCMKRKEREGGDEGEDSEEDLPSPSKSKKGKAPSKSPKKVGGGEREVGRSVSGGGFLGSEEVVESPPPPPSLKDVRSSRQESLPVKVVPQPTNTLPQRASSNSSSGEDSDDGGGEVAMVTARSVFDGGRRGRGAKSTRGRGSTRGKRRGNKS; this is translated from the exons ATGGGAGTGCATGGACTGTGGAAGCTGCTGGAGAGCACAGGGAAGCCCGTCAACCCTGAGACTCTGGAGGGAAAGATCCTTGCTGTTG ACATCAGTATATGGCTGAACCAGGCAGTGAAAGGGGTGAGGGACCGTGAAGGTAACAGTGTGCAGAACGCCCACCTCCTCACTCTCTTCCACCGCGTCTGTAAGCTGCTCTTCTTCCGCATCAGGCCCGTCTTTGTGTTTGATGGGGACGCACCGCTGCTGAAGAAACAGACTCTG GCTTTGAGGAGGCAGAGGAAAGAGGAGCTGACCCGAGAGTCCAAACAGACGAATGATAAACTCCTCAAGACGTTCCTGAAGAGACAAGCTATCAAAGCTGCACTTGGAGACGCCAG TAAGGACCCTCTACCCAGCCTCTCCACTGTGAGGAGAGATGAAGTGGACGACATGTACGTTCTGCCAGCCCTGCCAGCTGCAGAGGAGAAAGACAAAAGCAG ttcagaggaggaggaggagaaagagttGGAGGagacagatgagacagatgagGGATATCATATGTATCAG GGAGAATTATATGAAAACCCTAACTCAGTGGACATCAACTCAGAAGAGTTTGCCAGCATGCCGCTTGAAATGAAACATGAGATACTCAAAGAAATGAAAGAGTTTTCCAAAAGGCGTCGGACCATGTACCAGAAACCCCCAGAG CGCTCATTAGACTTCTCACAGTACCAGCTTGCCGGCCTGCTGCAGAGGAACCATCTGAACCAGCGTCTGCGGGGCGTGGAGAGCGAGATGTGCCAGCTGAGCGCCGGCAGCGCTACACAGCTCTTCCAACAGGACGGGGACCAGCAGAGTCACAGCGTGGAGTCACGCCGCCTGGTTTCAGAGGACAATTCCCACTACATACTTATTAAAG GCTCCAAAAAGATAGAACCCGCCCCTGAGAGCCGCCCTGCAGCTGCAGCCTGGGCCAGCAGCGTCCTGACGGGCTCTAAGAGACGAGCGGTGGACAGACCGGAGCCCCTGTGGCGTCCTGCAGCAGAGGAGGGGCCAGAGGGGTGGGGTCACGCCTCAGAAGACTCCAAACCCTCTGTGTCCAAACCCTTTGTCTCCAAACCTACTTTTGGAAACACATCCCCCCCCTCACCTCGTACACTCAAGGCGATCCAAGGTGCAATGGATGACAGCTCAGACGAGGACAAGGTGGACCAGGATAGGAAGGAAGGGGGTGTGTCCCCCCGGACCCTGCTCGCAATCCAACAAGCTCTCGCTGAGGAGGAAGGTGGCTTTGCTCGACACGGGACTTTCATCAACAGCACGGCCACCAAACTGCAGTTTAACGTTCCTCCTCCTGCGCCTCACGTGGTCATCAGCAGCTCAGAGGAAGAACCAGACACTTTGCCAAAAGGAAAATCAGATTTGAAGGGAAACCCAACAGGCCAAAGTGTACATGTGAAAGACGTTTGGCTTGATAGTAGTTCTGAAGATGAGACCGAGGCTGTAAATGGGGAAAGAAATAAGGCTGTTCACTTTGCACCACTGCAACAACGTCACAAAACAGGGCTGAGTTCGGAAGGGGAGACGCAGAAAGGAAAGTTGGCAGAGGATATGAAGATTGGCAGTAGAGGACAAGAAGAACTGGAGGGAAGAGAATCAGAGCACGGGTTGATGTCAAAGCCAGAGGGTGCTGCTGCTTCCAGTCAAATCACATTATCGAACAATCCCTCTGCTGCACTGCGTGTGAAAGCTCTCAGTGCAGAGAGGGAGGCGGGACATCCTGTGCTGTTAAAGCAGGAGAGCAATAAGGTGATTGAAGCTCTAGAGGAGAGGAATGGATATGATGTGACGTTGCAGCGCAGCGAGGAGAGCGACTCAGAAG AAAGCTTCATCGAGGTCTCAGATGAAGAATTTGAAGAGGAGGAAACAGATGATTCACTTGTGATTACTGGAGACAAAAGACCTCCGGATGTGGTCAATAAGGCCGGGACCAAGCAGAGAGAAGAGTCCAAGAAAGGTTTGACAGAGGTTCCAGCTGCTGCTTTACAAATAgagaaagaagaagagaagaaaagaCAGAGGGAAGAGGAAGAGTTAGAGGAGGGCACAGAGACAGAATCCAGCTCAACTCCAGCGGTCAATGAATGGGAACACTTTGATGTG gaAGAGCTGCAGGCTCTGGAGAGCTCCCTGCAGGTGGAGCAGAGCAGCCTGAGGGAGCTGaaacagcagcaggagaggatgGCCAACACAGTCACCGGGCAGATGCAGCTCGAGAGCCAG GAGCTGCTGCGGCTATTTGGCGTGCCGTACCTGGTGGCTCCGATGGAGGCCGAGGCTCAGTGTGCGGCACTGGACCGCGCTGACCACACTAACGGGACCATCACAGACGACTCTGACGTGTGGCTGTTTGGAGGGAGACACGTCTACAGGAACTTCTTCAACCAGGACAAATATGTTGAACACTTCCAATACAGTGACCTGCAGAACCAACTGG GTCTGGACAGGACTAAACTGATAAACCTGGCCTACCTGCTGGGCAGCGACTACACAGAGGGTCTGCCGGGGGTCGGGTATGTGACGGGCATGGAGCTACTGAACGAGTTCACAGGGCCGGGCTTGCAGCCACTCACACAGTTAAG GGAATGGTGGTCAGTGGCCCAGCAGAACAAACGTCTGTCTTCTGATCCTCGGGACACAAAGGTGAAGAAGAAATTGAGAACCTTGAAACTCCATCCTGGGTTTCCAAACCCTGCGGTGGCTCAGGCCTACCTGCAGCCTGCTGTGGACCAGGCCGACAGCTTCTTCAGCTGGGGGCGGCCACAACTCGACATGATCAAAGA ATTCTGCCTGAATCGTTTTGGCTGGAGCAGTCGGAGGACAGAGGACACTCTTCAGCCTGTGATAAAGCAGCTGGACACCCAGCAG ACTCAGCTGCGGATCGACTCGTTCTTCCGCTTGGAGCAACAGGAGAAGCAGGCGATCCGCAGCCAGCGGCTCCGCAGAGCTGTCACTTGCATGAAGAGGAaggagagggaggggggagacGAGGGAGAGGACAGTGAGGAGGACCTGCCATCCCCATCGAAATCTAAGAAAGGGAAGGCACCAAGCAAGAGTCCGAAGAAagtaggaggaggagaaagagaagtgGGGAGGTCCGTGTCCGGAGGAGGGTTTCTGGGGTCGGAGGAGGTTGTtgaatctcctcctcctcctccatctctgAAGGATGTGAGGAGCAGTAGACAGGAGTCTCTGCCAGTGAAGGTCGTCCCCCAGCCTACTAACACTTTACCTCAGAGagccagcagcaacagcagctctGGGGAGGACAGCGATGATGGTGGCGGTGAAGTTGCTATGGTTACAGCCCGATCTGTGTTTGATGGCGGCCGACGAGGCCGTGGAGCAAAAAGCACGAGGGGGAGAGGAAGCACGAGAGGAAAGAGAAGGGGGAATAAATCGTGA
- the mettl21e gene encoding methyltransferase like 21e: protein MDTQQSNARMEDSKTKEEDAAVDAELAKAIMSRSFHPSILGPEPWEGYIFSDLEIRIKESTDLYGAVLWPSAMVLCHFLETNRDEHNMMDKNVIELGAGTGLVSIVSSLLGAKVTSTDLPDVLGNLQYNVMRNTKGRCKYIPLVTELFWGQEVEQRFPRATHCFDYILAADVVYSHPYLEELMDTFDYLCQENTQILWAMRFRLDKENRFVDRFRQRFNLEELYNLPSLSIKLYRAWRRDERATTS from the exons ATGGACACTCAACAGTCCAATGCCAGGATGGAGGACTCAAAGACCAAAGAAGAAG ATGCTGCTGTGGATGCAGAGCTAGCCAAAGCCATAATGTCTCGGAGTTTCCACCCCTCCATCCTGGGCCCTGAACCCTGGGAGGGATACATCTTCTCTGATCTGGAGATCCGTATCAAAGAGTCCACAGACCTCTATGGAGCAGTTCTCTGGCCCTCG GCGATGGTGTTGTGCCATTTCTTGGAGACCAATCGTGATGAACACAACATGATGGATAAAAATGTGATTGAACTCGGTGCAGGAACCGGGCTCGTCTCCATCGTGTCCAGCCTGTTGG GTGCTAAGGTGACTTCCACGGACCTGCCCGATGTTTTGGGAAACCTCCAGTACAATGTCATGCGCAACACTAAGGGCCGATGCAAGTACATTCCTCTG gtcacagagctcttctgggGTCAGGAGGTGGAGCAGCGTTTCCCACGTGCCACACATTGTTTCGATTACATCCTGGCAGCCGACGTGGTGTATTCCCACCCTTACCTGGAGGAGCTGATGGATACCTTTGATTACCTGTGCCAGGAAAACACACAGATCCTGTGGGCCATGAGATTTCGTCTGGACAAAGAGAACCGCTTCGTCGACCGCTTTCGGCAACGCTTCAATCTGGAGGAGCTGTACAACCTCCCCAGCCTGAGCATCAAACTGTACAGAGCCTGGAGGAGGGACGAGAGAGCGACCACTTCCTga
- the LOC117466837 gene encoding protein-lysine methyltransferase METTL21C: MNTLPSLISSANYHMLIGERREEEEEEEEEEEEEEEEEVQQEDGGAQDKEEQKEESDIKEQYKLAWAPCFCIRIDKEVYYFAGQKIIIEGALDSYAGTVWPGALTLCHYLDTHRQQFNLVDKTVLEIGAGTGLLSIVAAFLGATATATDLPEVLGYLLANVMRNTRGRCSHTPQVAALSWGHDLQRSYPPSVHHYDYVLAADVVYHHDFLDELLVTMKHFCRPGTTLIWANKVRFVTDLTFTENFKEAFNTSILVEDGEMKIFMATCRD; encoded by the exons ATGAATACTTTGCCATCATTAATTTCTTCGGCAAATTATCATATGCTAAtcggagagagaagagaggaggaggaggaagaggaggaggaggaagaggaagaggaggaggaagaagtgcAGCAGGAAGATGGGGGTGCCCAAGATAAAGAGGAGCAAAAAG AGGAATCAGACATCAAGGAGCAATATAAACTAGCCTGGGCTCCGTGCTTCTGCATCAGAATAGATAAAGAAGTGTACTATTTCGCTGGGCAGAAGATCATCATCGAAGGCGCTTTGGACTCCTACGCAGGCACCGTTTGGCCGGGG GCTCTGACTCTCTGTCACTACTTGGACACCCATCGCCAACAGTTTAATTTAGTGGACAAGACAGTCCTGGAGATCGGAGCAGGAACTGGCCTCCTGTCCATTGTAGCTGCATTCCTTG GAGCCACAGCCACAGCTACAGACCTACCTGAGGTGTTAGGTTACCTACTGGCCAACGTGATGAGGAACACCAGGGGCCGCTGCAGCCACACGCCGCAGGTAGCAGCTCTGTCCTGGGGCCACGACCTGCAGCGCTCCTACCCTCCGTCTGTCCATCACTACGACTACGTGCTGGCAGCTGATGTGGTCTACCATCACGACTTCCTGGACGAGCTCCTGGTTACCATGAAGCATTTCTGCAGGCCAGGAACTACTTTGATCTGGGCCAACAAGGTGAGGTTTGTGACTGATCTGACTTTCACTGAGAACTTTAAGGAAGCGTTCAACACGAGTATTCTGGTTGAAGACGGAGAGATGAAGATCTTCATGGCTACGTGCAGAGATTGA